Proteins encoded within one genomic window of Candidatus Omnitrophota bacterium:
- a CDS encoding TatD family hydrolase yields MLIDTHCHLDFPEYDSDRDAVIQRAKDNNLEYVINVGSDVQNSRRAVLLSRKYDMIFAAVGCHPHDADGFNEQAYNDLEELSRDNKVVAIGEIGLDYYRNLSSVDNQKNVFVRLIRLAAIRKLPLVIHSRQAPEDTLAILRQEQVKEAIIHCFSGDADFMRQCLDLGYYLSFTCNITYKKAENLRQLLKIAPLDRICLETDAPYLSPEGYRGKRNEPWFVKMAAEEIARVRGISFEGVCRATTENAKKFFNLKSQEQVLKHIL; encoded by the coding sequence ATGCTGATCGATACCCACTGCCATCTCGATTTCCCCGAATATGATAGCGACCGCGACGCGGTCATCCAGAGGGCCAAAGATAATAACCTGGAGTATGTGATCAATGTAGGCTCGGATGTGCAGAATTCCCGCAGGGCGGTATTATTGTCCCGTAAATATGATATGATTTTCGCGGCCGTAGGCTGTCATCCTCACGATGCCGACGGATTCAATGAACAGGCTTACAATGATCTGGAAGAGCTATCGCGCGACAACAAGGTGGTAGCCATAGGAGAGATCGGCCTGGATTATTACCGCAACCTTTCTTCCGTCGATAACCAGAAAAACGTCTTTGTACGGCTGATCCGGTTAGCCGCAATCCGCAAGCTCCCTTTGGTGATCCATAGCCGCCAGGCTCCGGAAGACACCTTGGCGATATTAAGGCAGGAGCAGGTAAAAGAGGCGATCATCCATTGTTTTTCCGGGGACGCCGATTTTATGAGGCAATGCCTTGATCTGGGATATTATCTTTCTTTTACCTGCAACATAACTTATAAGAAAGCGGAGAATCTGAGGCAGCTATTGAAGATTGCGCCTCTGGACCGGATCTGTCTGGAGACTGACGCGCCGTATCTTTCTCCGGAAGGATACAGGGGCAAGCGCAACGAACCCTGGTTCGTAAAAATGGCGGCCGAGGAAATAGCCCGGGTTAGGGGTATTAGTTTCGAAGGGGTTTGCCGGGCTACTACTGAGAACGCCAAGAAATTCTTTAATTTGAAGAGCCAGGAACAGGTTTTAAAGCATATCCTTTAG